A window of Silurus meridionalis isolate SWU-2019-XX chromosome 4, ASM1480568v1, whole genome shotgun sequence contains these coding sequences:
- the LOC124384599 gene encoding uncharacterized protein LOC124384599 yields MHDVLEGVGQYELKLLFLYLKEKPVTSAEIISRIESFDYGFMERNNRPVAVNLGEGSNDLGLNAVQSWCLLRNVPLIFGDLVTSTDQHWGLLLLLLQIINIIFSPMLSQGLCIYLKHLIVDHHTLFKKLYPQKNLLPKHHFLIHYPRCIQKIGPVLHSWCMRYEGKHNFFKKQLKSFKNITKTLAKKHQNHMAYSWRSSTTFGRLDIGPGKMVSLNMVKGGSEIAMAMQVPSSIQVMKVNWAKHNGFVYRPNLVICGKIESEVPVFYQIESVLIMCEKLLLLTVPLSTVTFQEHFHAYEVIRAKQDFVFFHVDDLHYPRPFDI; encoded by the coding sequence ATGCATGATGTGTTAGAAGGGGTGGGCCAGTAcgaattaaaattattatttctgtatttgaaGGAAAAACCTGTTACATCAGCGGAAATAATTTCAAGAATAGAAAGTTTTGATTATGGTTTCATGGAGAGAAACAACAGGCCTGTAGCTGTTAATTTAGGTGAAGGATCTAATGATCTGGGACTGAATGCAGTTCAGTCCTGGTGCTTACTTCGGAATGTTCCTCTTATCTTTGGTGATTTAGTAACTTCTACTGACCAACACTGGGGCCTGCTTCTTTTACTActtcaaataataaacattatattctCGCCCATGTTATCTCAaggtttatgtatatatttaaaacatttaattgtggATCACCACACACTGTTTAAGAAGTTGTATCCTCAGAAAAACCTTTTACCAAAGCACCATTTTCTTATCCACTATCCCCGCTGCATCCAGAAAATTGGGCCTGTCCTTCATAGTTGGTGTATGAGGTATGAAGGCAAGCATAATTTTTTCAAAAAACAgcttaaatcatttaaaaatattaccaAAACGCTGGCAAAAAAGCATCAGAATCATATGGCATATAGTTGGCGAAGTTCAACAACTTTTGGTCGGTTAGACATTGGTCCAGGAAAAATGGTGTCTTTAAATATGGTAAAAGGAGGTTCTGAAATTGCTATGGCAATGCAAGTGCCCAGTAGCATTCAGGTTATGAAGGTTAATTGGGCTAAACATAATGGTTTTGTTTATCGCCCAAACTTGGTTATCTGTGGCAAAATTGAATCTGAAGTGCCCGTGTTTTATCAGATTGAGTCAGTTCTGATAATGTGTGAAAAACTGTTGCTACTCACAGTGcctttaagtacagtaactttTCAGGAACATTTCCATGCATATGAGGTGATCAGAGCAAAGcaggattttgttttttttcatgttgacGACCTGCATTACCCTAGGCCTTTTGACATATAA